A part of Ponticoccus alexandrii genomic DNA contains:
- a CDS encoding branched-chain amino acid ABC transporter permease has translation MLMQLTLGGLAQGAIYALIALSLTVVYRSTTVVNFGHGDFVMAGAFLSYVLVVLAGIAFLPAAALAMIAMFVLGVLFSKGLIRPIWGGPHIGLALMCISAGYVLRGIARMVWGREVLPMPPVFDMEPIFVGDLVITGDAVFIIGTVMVLLILFFGLLALTDLGKMVQAVYQSARGARLIGLNVERFNDFSWGIGAALGALGGILVAPVSLLHPDLGASFLIKGFAAMTLGGFGSLGGAVLGGILLGLAEQYSGAYLDSALIEITAYVVIVLVLFIRPQGLFGRKAVVKV, from the coding sequence ATGCTGATGCAGCTGACATTGGGCGGACTCGCCCAAGGGGCGATCTATGCCCTCATCGCGTTGTCGCTGACGGTGGTCTACCGCTCGACCACGGTTGTGAATTTCGGCCATGGCGATTTTGTCATGGCGGGCGCCTTCCTCTCTTACGTGCTGGTGGTGCTTGCGGGGATCGCCTTCCTGCCGGCGGCGGCACTGGCGATGATCGCCATGTTCGTGCTGGGCGTGCTGTTCAGCAAGGGGCTGATCCGGCCGATCTGGGGCGGGCCGCATATCGGACTGGCGCTCATGTGCATCTCGGCGGGCTATGTGTTGCGCGGCATCGCGCGCATGGTCTGGGGCCGCGAAGTGCTGCCGATGCCCCCGGTCTTCGACATGGAACCGATTTTTGTCGGTGATCTGGTGATCACCGGCGATGCGGTTTTCATCATCGGCACGGTCATGGTGCTGCTGATCCTCTTCTTCGGCCTGCTCGCGCTGACCGATCTCGGCAAGATGGTCCAGGCGGTCTATCAAAGCGCGCGCGGCGCAAGGCTCATCGGCCTGAATGTCGAGCGGTTCAACGATTTCAGCTGGGGCATCGGCGCGGCGCTTGGTGCGCTTGGCGGCATCCTCGTGGCGCCGGTCTCGCTGTTGCATCCAGACCTTGGCGCAAGCTTTCTTATCAAAGGCTTTGCCGCAATGACGCTGGGCGGCTTCGGCTCGCTGGGCGGCGCGGTTCTGGGTGGCATCCTGCTGGGCCTGGCCGAACAATATTCCGGCGCCTATCTCGACAGCGCGCTGATCGAGATCACCGCCTATGTGGTCATCGTGCTTGTGCTGTTCATCCGCCCCCAGGGGCTGTTTGGGCGCAAGGCCGTGGTGAAGGTGTAG
- a CDS encoding TRAP transporter substrate-binding protein, whose product MKTLTAAATCAALLAGTSAGATELVGAVQFDENHAFTKALREFERVAGECSGGSLTFELHLNSELGLEKDYFENMSQGIAVDYGVVSPSHMSTFSQKAPLMDMPFLFRDLDHWNAVMEQDALAPLAEDVLDKANVRLIGYAGGGTRNLIVNKPVTTMAELEGLPMRVMGAPIQTRIFEAIKAAPSVIAYDEVYNAIQTGVIDAAENEAAGIEQMKFYEVGPEIALTKHAITVRPIAFSNATFERLTPEEQECVLQAGKAGGKLGRDVESGQDSEKLKAMEEAGLLKTHEFTERDMLLELAAPVKAAYAEELGATDVLQSIEAVE is encoded by the coding sequence ATGAAGACATTGACTGCCGCGGCGACCTGCGCCGCGCTGCTCGCGGGGACGTCCGCCGGTGCAACCGAACTGGTCGGCGCCGTCCAGTTCGACGAGAACCACGCCTTCACCAAGGCCCTGCGCGAATTCGAACGGGTCGCGGGCGAATGCTCGGGCGGGTCGCTGACCTTCGAGCTTCACCTGAATTCCGAGCTCGGCCTCGAAAAGGACTACTTCGAGAACATGAGCCAGGGCATCGCCGTCGATTACGGCGTCGTCAGCCCCTCGCACATGTCGACCTTCAGCCAGAAGGCACCGCTGATGGACATGCCCTTCCTGTTCCGCGATCTCGATCACTGGAACGCGGTGATGGAGCAGGACGCGCTGGCGCCCCTCGCAGAGGACGTGCTGGACAAGGCCAACGTGCGGCTGATCGGCTACGCCGGGGGCGGGACGCGGAACCTGATCGTCAACAAGCCCGTCACTACCATGGCGGAACTGGAAGGCCTGCCGATGCGGGTCATGGGCGCGCCGATCCAGACGCGCATCTTCGAGGCCATCAAGGCGGCGCCTTCGGTCATCGCCTATGACGAGGTCTACAACGCCATCCAGACCGGCGTTATCGACGCGGCCGAGAACGAGGCGGCGGGCATCGAACAGATGAAGTTCTACGAAGTCGGCCCCGAGATCGCGCTGACCAAGCACGCGATCACCGTGCGCCCCATCGCCTTCTCGAACGCCACCTTCGAACGCCTGACGCCCGAAGAGCAGGAGTGCGTCCTTCAGGCCGGCAAGGCCGGCGGCAAGCTGGGCCGCGATGTCGAAAGCGGTCAGGACAGCGAAAAGCTGAAAGCGATGGAAGAGGCGGGGCTGCTGAAGACCCACGAGTTCACAGAACGCGACATGCTTCTGGAACTCGCCGCGCCGGTCAAGGCCGCCTATGCCGAAGAGCTGGGCGCGACCGACGTCCTGCAATCCATCGAAGCCGTCGAATAA
- a CDS encoding ABC transporter ATP-binding protein → MDTPEPLLKIRDLHVGYGKKPILRGATYDVLPGECLTLLGANGSGKSTSLNAVCGFVKPSSGSVLFDGIETAGLPPHRIFAHGIAQVSQARDLFPDLTVEDNLRLGAMRRGGKALSQTLGLVYDRFPRLAERRKQPTRTLSGGEQQMVAIGRALMSQPRLLLLDEPSGGLSPQFCEEIARIIDTLKEDGVTMLMVEQNLNLAFRAADRFIVLRDGEVVDGGDVRAMAGDHDAIVREIYL, encoded by the coding sequence TTGGACACTCCTGAACCGCTTCTGAAAATCCGTGACCTGCATGTGGGCTATGGCAAAAAGCCGATCCTGCGCGGCGCCACCTACGATGTGCTGCCGGGCGAGTGCCTGACGCTGCTGGGGGCCAACGGGTCGGGCAAATCGACCTCGCTCAACGCCGTCTGCGGCTTTGTGAAACCCAGCTCCGGCTCGGTCCTGTTCGACGGGATCGAAACCGCGGGCCTGCCGCCGCACAGGATCTTTGCCCATGGCATCGCGCAGGTGAGCCAGGCGCGCGACCTGTTCCCCGACCTTACCGTCGAGGACAACCTGCGGCTTGGCGCCATGCGCCGGGGCGGCAAGGCGCTGAGCCAGACGCTGGGGCTGGTCTATGACCGCTTTCCGCGGCTCGCCGAGCGCCGCAAACAGCCAACGCGCACGCTTTCGGGCGGCGAACAGCAGATGGTCGCCATCGGCCGGGCGCTGATGTCGCAACCGCGTCTGCTGCTTCTCGACGAGCCTTCCGGCGGCTTGTCTCCGCAGTTCTGCGAGGAAATCGCCCGCATCATCGACACGCTGAAGGAGGACGGGGTGACCATGCTGATGGTCGAGCAGAACCTGAACCTCGCCTTCCGCGCCGCCGATCGCTTCATCGTCCTGCGTGACGGCGAAGTGGTGGACGGCGGCGATGTCCGCGCCATGGCGGGCGATCACGACGCCATCGTGCGCGAAATCTATCTCTGA
- a CDS encoding TRAP transporter small permease yields MRMILEGYYRLLKALITLLMAALIVPVTMQILSRYTGLIPRYIWTEEIARFCFVWIILIGAMIAVRDGTHFDVDVLPHSENPKVEFASKLFVNVAILAMALSFLWWGQDFFVLGARQRSEIFGLPMWMIYVAWPLAGGTWAVFVIERIANDLRALKEGELHGAG; encoded by the coding sequence ATGCGCATGATTCTGGAAGGCTATTACCGCCTTCTGAAGGCCCTTATCACCCTGCTGATGGCGGCGCTGATCGTGCCCGTCACCATGCAGATCCTCAGCCGCTACACCGGCCTCATTCCCCGCTACATCTGGACCGAAGAGATCGCCCGCTTCTGTTTCGTCTGGATCATCCTGATCGGCGCCATGATCGCGGTCCGCGACGGCACGCACTTCGACGTCGATGTGCTGCCGCACAGCGAAAATCCGAAGGTCGAATTCGCCTCGAAACTCTTCGTCAACGTCGCGATCCTCGCCATGGCGCTGTCCTTCCTCTGGTGGGGACAGGATTTCTTCGTGCTGGGCGCGCGGCAGAGGTCCGAGATTTTCGGCCTGCCGATGTGGATGATCTACGTCGCATGGCCCCTTGCGGGCGGCACATGGGCCGTCTTCGTGATCGAGCGCATCGCCAACGATCTGCGCGCACTGAAGGAAGGAGAGCTTCATGGGGCCGGCTGA
- a CDS encoding SDR family NAD(P)-dependent oxidoreductase, producing the protein MTRQYGTLPDLAGKRVLITGASTGIGAALARAFGAQGAKVAVHYNSSKEAAEAVVADIEAAGGFAVAIRADASDSAALAAAVEEAATALGGLDGLISNAGGMVKRVPYAEATDEDYDRIMDLNARSVLVAAKAAVPHLKKQGGGFIINTTSIAARNGASGGAGLYGSSKAFVSNVTRGMAKEWIGDGIRVNAVAPGVITTPFHERYSTDAQMEAMRATIPQGRHGVAEECVGAYLFLASEALSGYIIGQTLEVNGGQLMP; encoded by the coding sequence TTGACCAGACAATACGGAACCCTGCCGGATCTCGCCGGTAAACGCGTCCTTATCACCGGGGCTTCGACGGGCATCGGGGCGGCGCTGGCGCGCGCCTTCGGGGCGCAGGGCGCCAAGGTGGCGGTGCACTACAACTCCAGCAAGGAGGCGGCAGAGGCGGTGGTCGCCGATATCGAGGCCGCGGGCGGTTTTGCCGTAGCGATACGCGCCGATGCCTCGGACAGCGCTGCGCTGGCGGCGGCGGTCGAAGAGGCGGCCACGGCGCTTGGCGGGCTGGACGGGCTGATCAGCAACGCGGGCGGCATGGTCAAGCGCGTCCCCTATGCCGAGGCGACGGACGAGGATTACGACCGGATCATGGACCTGAACGCCCGGTCGGTCCTTGTCGCCGCCAAGGCCGCAGTGCCGCATCTGAAGAAGCAGGGCGGCGGCTTCATCATCAACACCACCTCGATCGCGGCCCGCAACGGGGCAAGCGGCGGGGCGGGGCTGTATGGCTCGTCCAAGGCCTTCGTTTCGAACGTCACACGGGGCATGGCGAAAGAGTGGATCGGCGACGGCATCCGCGTCAACGCGGTGGCGCCGGGGGTGATCACGACGCCCTTCCACGAACGCTACTCGACCGACGCCCAGATGGAGGCGATGCGCGCCACCATCCCGCAGGGCCGCCACGGGGTCGCCGAGGAATGCGTCGGCGCCTATCTCTTCCTCGCCTCAGAAGCACTGTCGGGCTACATCATCGGCCAGACCCTAGAGGTCAACGGCGGGCAGCTGATGCCGTAA
- a CDS encoding branched-chain amino acid ABC transporter permease, translating into MSTTMPSTRQRSLRTWAFWAVPALLLLLPLTTNAYTQFIVNGMLISILVTLGFTLVIGNLGQLAFANTAFFGIGAYASAMLTAKLGLPWIVTIPLAGVLGAFGGFLASAAALRGIRSYYLAIITLAFGELMRWAYLHTKPLTGGTDGLPLPRETMFGISLSDDTLKFYIFLGVTVVLVKATLNLMRSRFGRSVMAVRENEVATASLAIPTARVILVTFIWSGFVVGCAGALFARHVGHVFPESFGMLHLIASFAMVLVGGLGSVLGAVLGAVLLTALPEYLRAFPGMEELFFGLIVAAVLVAMPMGLASLLRRLSPIFVERYYREES; encoded by the coding sequence ATGAGCACGACCATGCCTTCCACCCGCCAACGCAGCCTGCGCACCTGGGCCTTCTGGGCCGTTCCCGCGCTGCTTCTCCTGCTGCCGCTGACCACGAATGCCTATACGCAGTTCATCGTCAACGGGATGCTGATCTCGATCCTGGTCACACTGGGATTTACCCTCGTGATCGGCAATCTCGGCCAGCTCGCCTTTGCCAACACCGCGTTTTTCGGTATCGGCGCCTATGCCTCGGCGATGCTCACGGCCAAGCTCGGCCTGCCCTGGATCGTCACGATCCCGCTGGCCGGCGTGCTTGGAGCGTTTGGCGGCTTTCTGGCCTCCGCCGCTGCGCTGCGCGGCATTCGTTCTTACTACCTGGCGATCATCACGCTGGCCTTTGGCGAGCTGATGCGGTGGGCCTATCTGCACACAAAGCCGCTGACCGGCGGCACCGATGGGCTGCCCTTGCCGCGCGAGACGATGTTCGGCATCTCACTAAGCGATGACACGCTGAAGTTCTATATCTTCCTTGGCGTGACCGTCGTTCTGGTCAAGGCCACGCTGAACCTGATGCGCTCGCGCTTCGGCCGCTCGGTCATGGCAGTGCGCGAGAACGAGGTGGCGACCGCCTCGCTGGCGATCCCAACCGCGCGGGTGATCCTTGTCACCTTCATCTGGTCAGGCTTCGTGGTGGGCTGCGCGGGCGCGCTCTTTGCCCGGCATGTCGGCCATGTATTCCCCGAAAGCTTCGGGATGCTTCATCTCATCGCCTCTTTCGCGATGGTGCTGGTCGGCGGGCTCGGCTCGGTTCTGGGGGCGGTTCTGGGCGCGGTGCTGCTGACCGCGCTGCCGGAATATCTGCGCGCCTTCCCGGGTATGGAAGAGCTGTTCTTCGGCCTGATCGTCGCCGCCGTGCTTGTGGCAATGCCCATGGGCCTTGCCAGTCTGCTGCGCCGACTCTCGCCGATCTTCGTCGAACGTTATTACCGGGAGGAGTCATGA
- a CDS encoding TetR/AcrR family transcriptional regulator, with product MPQNRTNSIIDSGSACQKLQAGLTESKKPTSLFVKRDEMTVSTRRTQDQRSTETRRLLLAATVKMLMDVGYANTSTSGIAKRAGVSRGAQTHHYPSKMALIVAATEEMFANFASGLEALATDLRNGALDYDTFFDAVWDEVLRGDWFYSSLEIIVAARGDTELRQQLAPLILDLHKRLEAIWSQTFESVNPEVVTSRVALNLAMNVFRGMAVQAVLRRDEGYFRGMLLALKTILAIHVRPITGET from the coding sequence ATGCCGCAAAACCGGACAAACTCGATCATTGACAGCGGCTCAGCCTGCCAAAAGTTGCAGGCGGGCTTGACCGAATCAAAAAAACCAACCAGCCTGTTTGTAAAGAGGGACGAAATGACAGTATCGACACGCCGCACACAGGACCAGCGCAGCACCGAAACCCGCAGGCTGCTGCTTGCCGCGACGGTTAAGATGCTGATGGATGTCGGCTATGCGAATACCAGCACCTCCGGTATCGCCAAGCGGGCCGGCGTGTCGCGCGGCGCACAGACGCATCACTACCCAAGTAAGATGGCGCTGATTGTTGCCGCCACGGAGGAGATGTTTGCGAATTTCGCTTCCGGGCTCGAGGCGCTGGCCACCGATCTGCGCAACGGCGCGCTGGATTACGACACGTTCTTCGATGCAGTCTGGGACGAGGTGCTGCGTGGCGACTGGTTCTATTCCTCACTCGAGATCATCGTCGCGGCGCGGGGCGATACCGAGTTGCGGCAACAGCTTGCGCCGCTGATCCTCGATCTGCACAAGCGGCTCGAAGCGATCTGGTCGCAGACCTTTGAATCGGTGAACCCCGAAGTGGTGACCTCGCGGGTTGCGTTGAACCTGGCAATGAACGTGTTTCGCGGCATGGCGGTGCAGGCGGTGTTGCGCCGCGACGAAGGCTATTTCCGCGGGATGCTTCTGGCGCTGAAGACAATCCTTGCAATCCATGTGCGCCCCATAACCGGCGAGACCTGA
- a CDS encoding ABC transporter ATP-binding protein produces the protein MTHLLTVEGLSVRFSGLTALDDVSFTLEEGAVRAVIGPNGAGKSTLFNAISGYVTPTSGTVHLHGRELTGMTPHAIAEQGVRRTFQNGGLFPALTVLENVLTGLHAQTEGSFFDILLGRSKALKSEAENIHRARALLKLMSMDHMADTRAGDLSGGQQRIVEIVRTVASDPPVLLLDEPAVGLSPVARAQMMEIIHRLAGEKGVGILLIEHAVELVMAAADRILVMAAGARIAEGTPEEIREDRAVLEAYLGHS, from the coding sequence ATGACCCATCTTCTGACTGTCGAGGGGCTAAGCGTCCGCTTCTCCGGCCTGACCGCTCTGGACGATGTTTCCTTCACGCTCGAGGAAGGCGCCGTGCGCGCGGTGATCGGGCCGAACGGGGCAGGGAAATCCACGCTGTTCAACGCGATCTCGGGCTATGTGACGCCGACCTCGGGCACCGTGCATCTACACGGGCGGGAACTGACCGGGATGACCCCGCACGCGATCGCCGAACAGGGGGTGCGCCGGACGTTCCAGAACGGCGGACTGTTCCCGGCGCTGACGGTGCTCGAAAACGTGCTGACCGGGCTGCACGCACAGACCGAGGGATCTTTCTTCGATATCCTGCTCGGCCGTTCCAAGGCTCTGAAATCCGAAGCCGAAAACATCCACCGCGCCCGCGCGCTGCTCAAGCTCATGTCGATGGATCACATGGCCGACACGCGGGCCGGCGATCTGTCCGGTGGCCAGCAGCGGATCGTTGAGATCGTACGCACCGTGGCCTCGGACCCGCCGGTGCTGCTGCTGGACGAACCCGCCGTGGGGCTGTCGCCCGTGGCCCGTGCCCAGATGATGGAGATCATCCACCGTCTGGCCGGCGAAAAGGGGGTGGGCATCCTTCTCATCGAACACGCGGTGGAACTGGTGATGGCCGCCGCCGACCGCATCCTGGTGATGGCGGCAGGCGCGCGCATCGCCGAAGGGACGCCAGAAGAAATCCGCGAAGATCGCGCCGTGCTGGAGGCTTATCTTGGACACTCCTGA
- a CDS encoding TRAP transporter large permease, giving the protein MGPAEVATLLFGTFGVLVFLRVPVAFALGLAVVPVFFIDDRLTPVLLMREMFKSYNAFVLLAVPFFLLAANLMNSAGITDRLIRLARALVGHLPGGLGHVNVVVSMLFAGISGSSTADAAGIGSLLIPQMKKEGYSSSFAVAITACSSVMGVIIPPSILMVVWGGLMSVSIGGLFLAGVVPGVLVALSQMITVYLYAKKYGYPLHDRSTFRELMSATAGASLALMTPIIIVGGIVGGFFTPTEASVVAVLYSLVLGLFVYRSITFRQLPHVLYDSARFAAITLFCIGTASAFGWCLAYFKIPAALVSQIDALGLGLIGTGIMCALAFLLIGMFIDAIPAIIILGTVLFPVTQHVGMHPIHFAIIGVLSLAFGLVTPPYGLCLLIAASIGKIRLLDALRDVIVILMPMVVVLLIIILLPDLILALPRWVMPAFIQ; this is encoded by the coding sequence ATGGGGCCGGCTGAAGTCGCAACACTGCTGTTCGGAACCTTCGGGGTCCTCGTTTTCCTGCGCGTGCCGGTGGCCTTCGCGCTCGGCCTTGCGGTGGTGCCGGTCTTCTTCATAGACGACCGGCTGACACCCGTGCTGCTGATGCGCGAGATGTTCAAGAGCTACAACGCCTTCGTCCTGCTGGCGGTGCCCTTCTTCCTGCTGGCGGCGAACCTGATGAACTCTGCCGGCATCACCGACCGGCTGATCCGGCTGGCGCGGGCGCTGGTCGGCCACCTGCCGGGCGGTCTGGGGCATGTGAACGTGGTGGTCTCGATGCTCTTCGCGGGCATCTCGGGGTCGTCCACGGCGGACGCGGCAGGCATCGGCTCACTGCTGATCCCGCAGATGAAGAAAGAGGGCTACAGTTCGTCCTTCGCGGTGGCGATCACCGCCTGTTCCAGCGTCATGGGGGTGATCATCCCGCCCTCGATCCTGATGGTGGTCTGGGGCGGGCTGATGTCGGTCTCGATCGGCGGGCTGTTCCTTGCGGGGGTGGTGCCCGGCGTGCTGGTGGCGCTGTCGCAGATGATCACCGTCTACCTCTACGCCAAGAAATACGGCTATCCGCTGCACGACCGCTCGACCTTCCGCGAACTCATGAGCGCGACGGCGGGCGCCTCGCTGGCGCTGATGACCCCGATCATCATCGTGGGGGGCATCGTCGGCGGCTTCTTCACGCCGACCGAGGCCTCTGTCGTGGCGGTGCTCTACTCGCTGGTGCTGGGGCTCTTTGTCTACCGCTCGATCACCTTTCGGCAGCTGCCGCATGTCCTCTATGACAGCGCCCGCTTCGCGGCGATCACGTTGTTCTGCATCGGCACGGCCTCGGCCTTTGGTTGGTGCCTCGCCTACTTCAAGATCCCTGCCGCACTGGTCTCCCAGATCGACGCGCTGGGGCTTGGATTGATCGGCACCGGGATCATGTGCGCGCTGGCCTTCCTGCTGATCGGCATGTTCATCGACGCGATCCCGGCGATCATCATCCTTGGCACCGTGCTGTTCCCGGTGACGCAGCACGTGGGCATGCACCCGATTCACTTTGCCATCATCGGGGTGCTCAGCCTTGCCTTCGGTCTGGTGACGCCACCCTACGGGCTGTGCCTGCTGATCGCGGCCTCTATCGGGAAGATCCGGCTGCTCGACGCGCTGCGCGACGTGATCGTGATCCTGATGCCCATGGTGGTCGTGCTCTTGATCATCATCCTGCTGCCGGACCTGATCCTCGCCCTGCCCCGCTGGGTGATGCCGGCCTTCATCCAGTAG
- a CDS encoding ABC transporter substrate-binding protein codes for MKKLTSLMAAAAFAAAPALAQDDGWETQGLTDDAITIGVMGPFSGNASSYSKALIGMMAYYDKVNEEGGVHGRKLVAVQEDTACDSAKGLAAAKKLISQDEVFMLHGNSCSGVALALRPTIEEAGLPWIVAHAVSDSISTPLAKNIFHGVPTGSANGRAMASFVLSKPDTKNVAIIEHSNDWAHSYSNPARDYLKEQGVAPSVELTMERGQTDATAQVLKMRQNKPDFIIAALYEAETAIFLRDLKKYGMGDIPVMGTAGTDLENTLKRTGDFDTVKNYYVIHSYVDNLDGAKMKPWGDMIHKYYPDEELSTFSFVSIGSAEALVSALEAVGPDLTRSKLVAALEEMRDFDTGILSDPITWTPEDHQGVKGSAVAGFVDGEPTVLKAWGQPY; via the coding sequence ATGAAAAAGCTGACTTCCCTCATGGCCGCAGCCGCCTTTGCAGCGGCGCCGGCCCTGGCCCAAGACGACGGTTGGGAAACCCAAGGCCTGACCGACGATGCCATCACCATTGGTGTGATGGGGCCATTCTCCGGCAATGCCTCCTCCTACAGCAAGGCGCTGATTGGGATGATGGCCTATTACGACAAGGTCAATGAAGAGGGCGGGGTGCATGGCCGCAAGCTGGTCGCCGTGCAGGAGGATACCGCCTGCGACAGCGCCAAGGGTCTGGCGGCGGCCAAGAAGCTGATCTCGCAGGACGAGGTCTTTATGCTGCACGGCAATTCCTGCTCGGGCGTTGCGCTGGCGCTGCGGCCGACCATCGAAGAGGCGGGCCTGCCGTGGATCGTCGCCCACGCGGTCAGCGACTCGATCTCGACACCGCTGGCCAAAAACATCTTTCATGGCGTTCCCACCGGCAGCGCAAACGGCCGTGCCATGGCCTCCTTCGTACTCTCCAAGCCCGACACCAAGAACGTGGCGATCATCGAACATTCCAACGACTGGGCACACAGCTACTCCAACCCGGCGCGCGACTATCTGAAAGAACAGGGGGTCGCCCCCTCGGTCGAGCTGACGATGGAGCGCGGCCAGACCGACGCGACTGCGCAGGTGCTGAAGATGCGCCAGAACAAACCGGACTTCATCATCGCAGCGCTTTATGAAGCGGAAACCGCCATCTTCCTGCGCGACCTCAAGAAATATGGCATGGGTGACATTCCCGTCATGGGCACCGCCGGCACCGATCTGGAAAACACGCTCAAGCGCACCGGCGATTTTGACACCGTCAAGAATTACTATGTGATCCACTCCTATGTGGACAATCTTGACGGCGCGAAAATGAAGCCTTGGGGCGACATGATCCACAAATACTACCCCGACGAAGAGCTTTCGACCTTCTCCTTCGTCTCAATCGGCTCGGCCGAGGCGCTGGTCTCGGCCCTGGAGGCCGTCGGCCCGGATCTGACCCGGTCCAAGCTGGTCGCCGCGCTGGAAGAGATGCGCGATTTCGACACCGGCATCCTATCGGACCCGATCACCTGGACGCCCGAAGACCACCAGGGCGTCAAAGGCTCTGCCGTTGCCGGTTTTGTCGACGGTGAACCGACCGTGCTGAAAGCCTGGGGCCAGCCCTACTAA